ATCTTTTTCAGAACACCGGCGTGAATCATGGAAACCGCAGTCGGCGCACCGGCATATCCGTCCGGGGACCATGAGTGGAACGGGAACATCGAGATCAGGGACGTAAAGCCCAGCGCCATCAAGCCAAAGATCGCAATCTGAAGATTTCTAGAGAAGTTCAGTGTCGCGAGCTTTTCAATATCAAAGGTCGGCGTTCCGAGCATATTGCCGGCCAATACATACATCCAAATCAGTCCGGCCAGAAGAAAGGCGCTTCCGATCAGTAGATAGATCGTCAGTTTCATACCGGCGTATTCTTTATTGACATCTTTGGTTTTGCTGCCGCTTCCCCAGATGATCACCATGATGTAAATCGGAATGACCACCACTTCATAGAACAAGAAGAAGATAAACAGGTCTCTGGCAATAAAAGTTCCCATGACACCGGCAATCAGGATCAGCAGCAGGATATAGAACTCTTTGGCTCTTTTCTCGATACTCCACGAACGGGAAAACACTGCTGAAAAGCCAATAACGTTGGTCAACAGCAGGAGCGGCAGGCTCAGGCCGTCGACCCCGAGCGAGTAGACAACGCCCAAATCCGTAATGAATGGAATGTCTTCTGTAAATGCAAATCCGCCGACAGCCAGGTTCTGCGTGTAGTAAATGTAATACACGAAAATGGATAGTGCCAGGGAAATGAACGTGGTGATACCGGCAACAGCTTTAATCGCATCGGATTTTTCTTTCGGAATAAAGACACTGATCAGCGCACCAATGATGGGTGCCAGTAAAATGGTGGTTAAGACAGGAAAATTCATTACTTGACACCTCCCAGCAGCCCAATATTTAGTTGACTGAAGTCTGCAGTCGTTAAAATCATGATCAGGACAATCACACCGACAAAGAAGACCATCGCATAGTGCTGAAGGTTTCCTGTATTAACTCTGCGGACAGCGTCACCCGAATCCCGGGTAAGACGTGCCAGACCATTGACAATGCCGTCGACGACAACCACATCGACCCACCACAAAATCCGGCCAAATCCATCGATGATGTGATGAATAACCCAGAGGTAAAACTCATCAATATAGTACTTATTCAGCGAAAGCTTGTACAGGAACGGTATCTTTTGGGCTACGGCTTCGGCTGAGAATGCCTTCTTCAGATAGAACAGTGCAGCCGTTCCAATTCCGATCAACGCCAACGCTGTCGACAGGATAATCAGGAACCAGTTGGCCTCCACCTCGTGGAAATGACCCAACCGGACGAAATAACCGAAAGCCTGCCCTTCTCCAAGTCCCGGCCAGCCTACCCAGCCACCGGCCAGAGAAAATACGGCAAGAATGATCAGTGGGATCGTCATGGTCTTCGGTGCTTCATGTGGATGGGCCTCGTGGCTTCTCAGTTCGCCATGGAAGCAGATGAAGAACATTCTGAACATATAAAATGCCGTCAGTAGGGCCGTCAACGCTGCCAGAATAAACAGGACCGTGTAGACGCCCTGGAACGGACCGGCAGCATGTCCCGATAACGACGAAGCAGCATAGGTGACTTCCAGGATCAGGTCCTTACTGAAGAAGCCGGCAAACGGAAAGATACCGGAAATGGCCAGGCAGCCAACCAGCATGGTCCAGTAAGTAACCGGCATGTATTTTTTCAAACCGCCGTATTTCGCAATGCTGGCTTCGTTGTGCATTGCATGAAGCACAGCGCCTGCGCACAGGAAGAGCAGCGCTTTGAAGAAAGCGTGGGTGAACAAATGAAACATACTGGCGGTAAGGCTTCCTGCTCCGAGGGCCAGCATCATATAGCCAAGCTGGGAAACCGTCGAGTAAGCCAGGATCTTTTTCATCTCGGTCTGCGTTAACGCAATGGTGGCAGCAAAGATAGCGGTAAAGCCACCGATAATCGCCACAAAGACCATTGCCGTAGGAAGCGTAATGAACAGCGTAAGCGTTCTGCCAACCAGATAGACCCCTGCGACAACCATAGTTGCCGCATGGATCAAAGCACTGACAGGTGTAGGGCCTTCCATGGCGTCGGGAAGCCAAACATGGAACGGGAACTGACCGGATTTGGCCATAGGTCCGAGGAACAGCACGATCGCGATTGCCGTCATCGCACCAGCCGAAAGGGTCGTGTACTGCGCAAAATTCGGG
The window above is part of the Dehalobacter sp. genome. Proteins encoded here:
- a CDS encoding NADH-quinone oxidoreductase subunit M produces the protein MNFPVLTTILLAPIIGALISVFIPKEKSDAIKAVAGITTFISLALSIFVYYIYYTQNLAVGGFAFTEDIPFITDLGVVYSLGVDGLSLPLLLLTNVIGFSAVFSRSWSIEKRAKEFYILLLILIAGVMGTFIARDLFIFFLFYEVVVIPIYIMVIIWGSGSKTKDVNKEYAGMKLTIYLLIGSAFLLAGLIWMYVLAGNMLGTPTFDIEKLATLNFSRNLQIAIFGLMALGFTSLISMFPFHSWSPDGYAGAPTAVSMIHAGVLKKIGGYGLIRIGIFIFPLGAKFWAPLIAILAVCNVLYAAFISLAQKDMKYVVGYSSVSHMGFVLIGIASLNVIGLNGAVANMFAHGVMAALFFSVVGYIYAETKTRHIPDLGGIAHQMPRLAGVFLVATMASAGLPGLITFVPEFTVFMGAFSEPAIRIPAILALTGIIIGAVYVLRMAANVLFGPRKTEWDGKMDIKGSYMIPVIVLVAFTVIFGLFPSLLMDMVNSGIEPIAEKLVEAGSQIGGTL
- the nuoL gene encoding NADH-quinone oxidoreductase subunit L, producing the protein MIDFALNNAWLIPLLPALAFALIVFVTKPSQKLSAFISILGILVSFVLSVAIGIGVFQRGEFLIEHPLKVVVTWFSMHGLAIDVGTQIDPTSAMMLFVVTLVASLVQIYSLGYMYGDPGFSRFYSYLSLFAASMLGLVIAPNLLQMFVFWELVGLCSYLLIGFWYERNSAREAAKKAFITCRAGDFGLLLGIILLQVNFGTLDLQELAEMIPNFAQYTTLSAGAMTAIAIVLFLGPMAKSGQFPFHVWLPDAMEGPTPVSALIHAATMVVAGVYLVGRTLTLFITLPTAMVFVAIIGGFTAIFAATIALTQTEMKKILAYSTVSQLGYMMLALGAGSLTASMFHLFTHAFFKALLFLCAGAVLHAMHNEASIAKYGGLKKYMPVTYWTMLVGCLAISGIFPFAGFFSKDLILEVTYAASSLSGHAAGPFQGVYTVLFILAALTALLTAFYMFRMFFICFHGELRSHEAHPHEAPKTMTIPLIILAVFSLAGGWVGWPGLGEGQAFGYFVRLGHFHEVEANWFLIILSTALALIGIGTAALFYLKKAFSAEAVAQKIPFLYKLSLNKYYIDEFYLWVIHHIIDGFGRILWWVDVVVVDGIVNGLARLTRDSGDAVRRVNTGNLQHYAMVFFVGVIVLIMILTTADFSQLNIGLLGGVK